The Opitutaceae bacterium genome window below encodes:
- a CDS encoding BrnT family toxin, with amino-acid sequence MRFNWDPIKEQRNIAKHGVDFTKASEAFGDPEARIAFDSVHSSSELRWWLIGRVDGRILLVRYTHRPDGIVRIIGAGYWSKAEKIYAKKKT; translated from the coding sequence ATGCGCTTCAATTGGGATCCAATCAAGGAGCAGCGCAACATTGCCAAACACGGTGTCGACTTCACAAAGGCTTCGGAGGCCTTTGGCGACCCGGAAGCGCGCATCGCCTTTGATTCAGTCCACAGCTCCTCGGAGTTGCGCTGGTGGCTGATCGGGCGGGTGGACGGCAGGATCCTGCTCGTGCGCTACACGCACCGGCCCGACGGGATTGTTCGGATCATCGGAGCGGGGTATTGGAGCAAAGCGGAGAAGATTTATGCCAAAAAGAAAACATGA
- a CDS encoding aminotransferase class V-fold PLP-dependent enzyme — MRAPPSVQVKLATEEWEFEAIHRLNYRTFVEEIPQHAPNGDGRLVDRFHAENSYVIAREGSRVVGMLAIRGKRPFSLDAKVPALDGHLPEGRRPVEVRLLAVEPAFRRTSVFVALFEFATRKCLADGFDLAVISGTTRELKLYRHLGFAPFGPLVGSDGAQYQPMYLTLDALNRTTYKSLVLREAFKENRSTPNGINLLPGPVLTTQEVDQAFSEPAISHRSPVFLAEMRHVRAQLCELTGARDVQVIPGSGSLANAVVAAQLSLLGRPGVVMSNGAFGDRLASDSRRAGLDFTVFRQPWGASFGPEQIEEASASLAPGGWIWAVHHETSTGVLNPIEPLKSVARRKGLHLCLDCVSSMGAVPVDLRDVYLATGTSGKGLGGYPGLGLVFHDFAPKPAPDRIPGYLDLGHWAENSSVPHTHSSNLTHALCVALRAVTPERMEQIRVNTAWLRRRLLDQGWRLTGEENSPGAGVITLALENPGAATALGETLEHRGYWLNFRSGHLYDRNWIQVSLLGNPPRSLLERFLETLGTLRPGGGPASRDSASAGRVLATSEF, encoded by the coding sequence ATGCGTGCGCCGCCTTCCGTACAGGTAAAACTTGCGACAGAGGAATGGGAGTTTGAAGCGATCCATCGCCTCAACTACCGCACCTTTGTTGAGGAAATCCCGCAGCATGCGCCCAATGGCGACGGCCGGCTCGTCGACCGGTTTCACGCGGAGAACAGCTACGTCATTGCCCGCGAAGGCAGCCGCGTCGTCGGCATGCTGGCGATTCGTGGCAAGCGCCCCTTCTCGCTGGACGCCAAGGTGCCGGCGCTGGACGGGCATCTGCCGGAAGGACGACGCCCTGTGGAGGTTCGGCTGCTGGCCGTCGAACCCGCTTTTCGCAGAACATCCGTTTTTGTCGCTCTCTTTGAATTCGCGACGCGCAAGTGCCTGGCTGATGGCTTTGACCTCGCGGTGATTTCCGGAACGACGCGCGAATTGAAGCTCTACCGGCATCTGGGATTCGCGCCTTTTGGTCCGCTGGTGGGGTCGGATGGCGCGCAGTACCAGCCGATGTACCTGACCCTCGATGCGCTCAACCGTACGACTTACAAGAGCCTTGTGCTGCGCGAGGCCTTCAAGGAGAATCGGAGCACGCCGAACGGCATCAATCTGCTTCCGGGACCCGTATTGACGACACAGGAAGTCGACCAGGCCTTCAGCGAGCCGGCGATCTCTCATCGCAGCCCGGTGTTCCTCGCGGAAATGCGGCATGTGCGCGCGCAGCTTTGTGAGTTGACGGGTGCGCGGGACGTACAGGTGATTCCGGGTTCGGGATCGCTTGCGAATGCGGTGGTGGCCGCCCAGCTATCGCTGCTTGGGCGACCCGGCGTGGTGATGAGCAACGGTGCCTTTGGTGATCGTCTGGCCTCTGATTCGCGGCGGGCCGGCCTCGATTTCACCGTGTTCAGGCAACCGTGGGGAGCGTCCTTTGGTCCGGAGCAGATCGAGGAGGCTTCTGCCTCGCTGGCTCCCGGCGGCTGGATCTGGGCGGTGCATCACGAAACCTCGACGGGAGTGCTGAATCCGATCGAGCCATTGAAGTCCGTCGCGCGCCGGAAGGGTCTTCACCTCTGCCTGGACTGCGTCAGCTCGATGGGGGCGGTGCCGGTCGATTTGCGCGACGTGTATCTGGCAACGGGCACGAGCGGGAAAGGGTTGGGAGGGTATCCGGGACTCGGGCTCGTCTTCCATGACTTTGCTCCCAAACCCGCGCCGGATCGCATTCCCGGTTATCTCGATCTGGGGCATTGGGCTGAAAACTCCAGCGTGCCTCACACGCATTCGTCCAACCTCACGCACGCCCTGTGCGTCGCCTTGCGCGCGGTCACGCCCGAACGCATGGAGCAGATCCGCGTGAACACAGCCTGGCTGCGCCGGCGGCTGCTTGATCAAGGGTGGCGATTGACGGGCGAAGAGAACAGTCCCGGGGCCGGTGTGATCACGCTCGCACTTGAAAACCCCGGGGCTGCGACAGCCTTGGGCGAAACACTCGAGCATCGCGGCTACTGGCTCAATTTCCGGTCCGGACACCTCTACGACAGGAACTGGATACAGGTCTCCCTGCTCGGCAATCCTCCGCGATCCCTGCTTGAGCGCTTCCTGGAAACGCTTGGTACGCTTCGCCCGGGAGGCGGGCCGGCATCGCGCGATTCAGCATCCGCCGGGCGCGTGCTGGCGACGTCGGAATTCTGA
- a CDS encoding glycerol-3-phosphate acyltransferase, with product MSVGAVQATLAWQIGLVVVAYALGCLNTGYYLVRLKTGRDIRTIGSGNAGARNVGRVLGRSGFVITLIGDLLKGVVAVLLAKLMQGTALTIALTSFAVVAGHLWPIQLGFRGGKGAASGCGAILALDPMSTGILLIACGLLRVFSGRSSLSAVVAFGLGPGVAYVLGRPVFVIAGYAGVALLVIFSHVANLKAEGAPPPESAPDSIIRNNPSLPAGKR from the coding sequence GTGAGCGTCGGGGCGGTTCAGGCGACATTGGCCTGGCAGATCGGGCTGGTCGTTGTAGCCTACGCATTGGGGTGCCTGAATACAGGCTACTACCTGGTTCGCCTGAAGACGGGGCGAGACATTCGCACGATTGGCAGTGGAAACGCCGGAGCGCGCAATGTTGGCCGCGTACTCGGTCGGTCTGGTTTCGTGATCACACTGATCGGTGATCTGCTCAAGGGTGTAGTCGCGGTGCTTCTTGCCAAATTGATGCAGGGAACCGCGCTCACAATTGCACTGACTTCGTTCGCGGTGGTTGCAGGACATTTGTGGCCGATTCAGCTTGGGTTTCGCGGAGGAAAGGGTGCCGCATCCGGATGTGGAGCGATCCTGGCCTTGGATCCAATGAGTACAGGCATCCTGCTCATTGCGTGTGGCTTGCTTCGAGTTTTCTCCGGCCGCAGCAGTCTGAGTGCGGTGGTGGCCTTTGGCCTCGGACCAGGTGTTGCCTACGTGCTGGGACGGCCGGTTTTCGTCATTGCGGGCTACGCCGGGGTGGCGCTGCTGGTCATTTTTTCGCATGTTGCCAATTTGAAGGCTGAGGGTGCCCCCCCCCCCGAGAGCGCCCCTGATTCAATCATTCGCAACAACCCATCGCTACCGGCTGGCAAACGGTAA
- a CDS encoding type II toxin-antitoxin system Phd/YefM family antitoxin: protein MSKAYSLQDIFPLSDFQRNTRMHLQRMKRNRRPSILTVNGKAEAVVIDAAVFEEMRDRIEYLDNIEKLQIAIREADEEKLVSTADAFSAARAALRSRAKNA from the coding sequence ATGAGCAAGGCCTATTCGCTTCAGGATATTTTTCCCCTCTCGGACTTTCAGCGCAACACCCGGATGCACCTTCAGCGCATGAAACGAAATCGTCGCCCAAGCATACTGACGGTCAACGGAAAGGCTGAAGCCGTGGTGATTGACGCCGCCGTCTTTGAGGAAATGAGGGATCGCATCGAATACCTGGACAACATTGAGAAGCTGCAAATCGCGATTCGAGAGGCTGACGAGGAAAAGTTGGTTTCCACTGCCGACGCCTTTTCCGCAGCCAGGGCAGCCCTCAGATCGCGGGCGAAGAACGCATGA
- a CDS encoding putative C-S lyase: MTHAFDFETCPERRGTDSQKWQKYAGRDVLPLWVADMDFISPPAILAALKARVDHGVFGYARPVRSQIDAVVEMLAARYRWRIDPSWLVWLPGLVVGLNVTAQTVADPGEEILCLTPVYPPFMTAPRNSGRVPVTVPLHLDVQGRRWEIDWEAVERAVTPRTRSFFLCNPHNPIARVFTRSELERIADFCLRHNLVLCSDEIHADLVLDPALPHIPTGTLGENIATRTITLLAPSKTYNIPGLGCALAIIPDAGLRRRFVAATAGIVAEVNIFGYAACEAAFRHGEPWRQALLSTLRGNRDALTQFATEHLPGVKIEAPIEATYLAWLNVKSLALKDPVHHFETHGVGLSDGRFFGAAPGEYVRLNFGCPRKTLDEALSRMARAVKAVAH; the protein is encoded by the coding sequence ATGACACACGCCTTCGATTTTGAAACCTGCCCTGAGCGCCGCGGGACCGATTCCCAGAAGTGGCAGAAATATGCCGGCAGGGACGTTCTGCCGCTCTGGGTGGCGGACATGGATTTCATTTCGCCACCCGCCATCCTGGCGGCCTTGAAGGCGCGCGTGGATCATGGCGTCTTCGGTTACGCCCGGCCTGTGCGATCACAAATCGACGCAGTCGTGGAAATGCTGGCAGCGCGCTATCGCTGGCGGATCGATCCGTCCTGGCTTGTGTGGCTGCCAGGCTTGGTGGTCGGCCTGAATGTCACCGCCCAGACCGTGGCGGACCCGGGGGAGGAAATCCTCTGCCTCACCCCCGTCTATCCGCCTTTCATGACCGCACCAAGGAATTCCGGCCGCGTGCCGGTTACGGTGCCGCTGCATCTCGACGTTCAGGGCAGGCGCTGGGAGATCGACTGGGAAGCCGTGGAGCGCGCGGTGACTCCGCGGACCAGATCTTTCTTTCTCTGCAACCCCCACAACCCGATCGCTCGCGTTTTCACACGCAGCGAACTGGAACGCATCGCGGATTTCTGCCTGCGCCACAATCTGGTGCTGTGTTCAGACGAGATCCACGCGGATCTGGTCCTCGATCCCGCGCTGCCTCACATTCCGACTGGAACGCTCGGGGAGAATATCGCGACCCGCACCATCACGCTGCTGGCTCCCAGCAAGACCTACAACATTCCGGGACTGGGATGCGCGCTCGCGATCATTCCCGATGCCGGACTGCGGCGGCGTTTTGTGGCCGCGACCGCCGGCATTGTCGCCGAGGTCAACATTTTCGGCTATGCCGCCTGCGAAGCCGCCTTCCGGCATGGGGAACCCTGGAGACAGGCGCTGCTGTCGACCTTGCGCGGCAATCGCGACGCGTTGACTCAATTCGCCACGGAGCACCTGCCCGGCGTGAAAATCGAGGCTCCCATCGAGGCAACCTACCTGGCTTGGTTGAACGTAAAGTCCCTCGCGCTCAAGGATCCCGTCCATCATTTTGAAACCCATGGAGTCGGTTTGAGCGATGGTCGCTTCTTCGGCGCCGCACCGGGCGAATACGTCCGACTCAATTTTGGCTGTCCAAGAAAAACCCTGGACGAGGCGCTCTCGCGCATGGCCAGGGCGGTGAAAGCAGTCGCCCACTGA
- a CDS encoding DegT/DnrJ/EryC1/StrS family aminotransferase, whose protein sequence is MPDAVTRRRFLNRAAAAGAGLCLAQPISAAGPGTMSKGSAGVAPQAAGKPYGEWPVFDSRDEEALLDVLRSGKWGRTAGGTRVKEFEAAFASLMQAKHCIATSSGTTALLSALGALNVGPGDEVILPPYTFVATFNAVTQSYALPVFVDTDAATFQIDPSKIPAAITPATRVLLPVHIGGSPCDIDAVVELGRARGIAVLEDACQAPLATVRGRPVGTRGIGGCFSFQAFKNLTSGEGGAVLTNDHSFADLVFNHHTPGNPRRAALSGRASNFRMTEFQAGLLLSQMARLEAQASIRDSNAAFLTSMLEKIPGITPARFAGGATRSGWHLYMFRYDRQRFAGLSRARFIAAAAGDGVALSSGYTSLNTSAHVKAVAANPHYQRIYGREAMTRWLEKNQCPVNDRLVGEAVWIGQSKLLGSRGDMERIAERIAAAQKRASQLARA, encoded by the coding sequence ATGCCCGACGCCGTCACCCGCCGCAGATTCCTCAACCGCGCCGCCGCGGCCGGCGCTGGTCTTTGTCTTGCCCAACCGATCTCTGCGGCCGGGCCGGGGACGATGTCAAAGGGATCCGCCGGCGTGGCGCCGCAGGCGGCTGGGAAACCTTATGGCGAATGGCCGGTTTTTGATTCGCGTGATGAGGAGGCTTTGCTCGACGTGCTGCGTTCCGGCAAATGGGGGCGAACCGCCGGCGGCACCCGGGTGAAGGAATTCGAGGCTGCGTTTGCCTCGCTCATGCAGGCGAAGCACTGCATCGCGACCTCGTCGGGCACAACCGCGCTGCTCAGCGCGCTGGGGGCGCTGAATGTCGGGCCTGGCGACGAGGTGATCCTCCCTCCGTACACGTTCGTGGCGACGTTCAACGCCGTCACCCAGAGCTACGCGCTGCCGGTCTTCGTCGATACCGACGCCGCGACGTTCCAGATCGATCCGTCGAAGATTCCCGCGGCCATCACACCGGCGACCCGCGTGCTGCTGCCGGTGCACATCGGCGGATCACCCTGCGACATCGATGCGGTTGTTGAACTGGGCCGCGCGCGCGGAATCGCGGTGCTGGAGGATGCTTGCCAGGCGCCGCTTGCGACCGTACGCGGCCGGCCCGTCGGCACCCGCGGCATCGGCGGGTGCTTCAGCTTCCAGGCGTTCAAGAACCTCACCTCGGGCGAGGGCGGTGCGGTGCTGACCAATGACCACAGCTTTGCCGATCTTGTCTTCAACCACCACACGCCGGGAAATCCGCGGCGCGCCGCGCTGTCGGGGCGGGCCTCGAACTTCCGGATGACGGAGTTCCAGGCAGGCCTGCTGCTTTCCCAGATGGCGCGCCTTGAGGCGCAGGCTTCGATCCGCGATTCCAACGCGGCCTTTCTCACGTCGATGCTGGAAAAAATTCCGGGCATCACTCCGGCCCGTTTCGCCGGCGGCGCCACGCGCAGCGGCTGGCACCTGTACATGTTCCGCTATGACAGGCAGCGGTTCGCCGGTCTCTCCCGCGCCAGATTCATCGCCGCTGCGGCTGGCGACGGCGTGGCCCTCAGCAGCGGCTACACGAGCCTCAACACCTCGGCGCACGTCAAGGCCGTCGCGGCCAACCCGCATTATCAGCGCATCTACGGCAGGGAAGCGATGACGCGGTGGCTGGAGAAGAACCAGTGCCCGGTCAACGACCGGCTGGTCGGGGAGGCGGTCTGGATCGGCCAGTCAAAGCTCCTCGGCTCGCGCGGCGACATGGAGCGCATCGCGGAAAGAATCGCCGCCGCGCAGAAGCGCGCCAGCCAGCTCGCACGCGCTTGA
- a CDS encoding RHS repeat protein: MATTQYDPFGRFPQWTENALAHREEYTSYNQVLSVVQSIKGINGLVTSWQHDGFSGETVQTYRYAGLRSHHLYGSLGFHHTSVTTAFAGDSRLRRSETCYSQIFPFIGLPIRRKTIGDGVLLGDSTITYEAKYFQSGSTHMAVGRLSTEISYELSGVETSRTVTSIPNVATDIDDYGNVLRIEVDTNGYKKITRSLYDNNTQPSLWHLGRLTESEVTSIAPNTPNIVRKSKFGYHPATGLLHWEKIEPGNPVVEVTTTHEYDAFGNKKKVTVSGANITVDSQGGVYAGGPVLRVVTTNHDARGRFPTDTTNALGHVERYDQYDQVLGVVLQMTGANNLLTSWQYDGMGRKVYEQRADGTRTRTHHRWTSSAPALAQPAGQIANIKYLVETTMTASNPSQPSLEINIAPPVLAFHDKMGRSVVGVTVSGTGKMVYTTALYDRYGRAYSTSNPYFGGGTAYWVRTTDYDLLDRPKVLKTPHESSPGEVTTSYSYAGLITSSTDPKGRLTLSERNQAGWTTSVTRNATALGGPSSNVTYTHDALGNILGTDAEGVVTALQYDERGRKKKMTDPSMGVWEYRYNVFGELIWQKDAKGQITTLGDDALGRLQSRSEGEGTTTWTYDSSPTKGLGKLHQVTSPGNYKETYLYDAMGRGTAVTREIDGLAYAFETAYDYASRPVRATYPATGIGSTRASTRNVFNAFGYLKEIRAYLAADDTRTNSQLQGALYWRAVDYSAGGRVVAETFGNGIETDRIYSDASGRLLSSKVAKGTVITGPYNIQDLLYVYDEVGNVVQRHDMATGRDERFEAYDGLDRLKSHRVVGGSTVTAAFDAKGNIVHKSDVGSYTYNAVPAGGFSTLPYAVGTAGAHAYAYDGNGNMLNGAGRTLTWTSFNQVRTIAQGNKSSEFWFGAGHERVKQVRKSNNVVTDTTIYVGSLYEKVTTGTLVEHKHYVMAPTGRVAVITDRAQNGSPLAIDVRYFHGDGLGSITGITDERGRVLARYTYDAWGRQAVTYFNTDPGVTNTQPSTRGYTDHEMLNDFALVHMNGRVYDPVLGRFLSSDPFVGDSADAQEYNRYSYVGNNPMNATDPSGFFKLKDALKIVAIVVASVITSGAALAAMGVGSGGILSALGAISQASLGQAIVAGAAGGFASGFAGSLLNGGSIGDAFKAGVLGGIAGGISAGLAFGIGELAQGNSWFKDYGFKHLAHGVAQGGVTEAMGGEFRHGFYAAAFTSAVAGPISRNIDGVPMQTAAAAVVGGTASTIGGGKFANGAVSGAFTYLFNDALHRAEERQQIRITKAAIEVNRIGFRNFDAKAAAVVDFVGAWESFPANRFDGLPTTSAVNSFEDAVEYFLGAGQFVGEQAGAIPSPSNYKSVTSGALNHLRNTLGRVGPFEARTIIEYQTLKQRSFLVFWSREQWVSYSWVAPVNGPHAGLFLDTKSATDAASKMLVDRVRGFQTGSK; this comes from the coding sequence GTGGCGACAACCCAGTATGATCCTTTTGGCAGGTTTCCGCAGTGGACGGAAAATGCGCTGGCTCACAGGGAGGAATACACGTCCTACAACCAAGTCCTCAGCGTAGTCCAGTCGATCAAGGGGATCAACGGCCTCGTCACCTCCTGGCAGCATGACGGCTTCAGTGGTGAAACCGTCCAGACCTACCGTTATGCCGGACTCAGATCCCACCACCTTTACGGCAGCCTCGGATTTCATCACACGAGCGTTACGACCGCTTTCGCCGGCGACAGCCGCCTCCGGCGTTCTGAAACCTGCTACAGCCAGATTTTCCCCTTCATTGGTCTTCCGATACGGCGGAAAACGATCGGTGACGGCGTGCTGCTGGGCGACTCGACGATCACCTACGAAGCCAAGTACTTCCAGTCCGGCTCGACGCACATGGCGGTCGGCCGGTTGTCCACGGAGATTTCTTACGAACTGAGCGGCGTCGAAACCAGCCGGACTGTCACCAGCATCCCCAACGTGGCCACCGATATCGACGACTACGGAAACGTCTTGAGGATCGAAGTCGATACCAACGGCTACAAGAAGATCACCCGAAGTCTCTACGACAACAACACCCAGCCATCCCTGTGGCATCTCGGCAGGTTGACGGAGAGCGAAGTGACGTCGATTGCGCCGAATACTCCCAACATTGTCCGGAAGTCGAAATTCGGCTACCATCCGGCCACGGGCCTGCTCCATTGGGAGAAGATCGAGCCCGGCAATCCTGTTGTCGAAGTCACAACAACCCACGAATACGACGCATTCGGAAACAAGAAGAAGGTCACGGTTTCAGGTGCGAACATCACGGTTGACTCGCAGGGCGGCGTCTACGCCGGGGGACCAGTCTTGCGTGTTGTGACGACCAACCATGACGCACGCGGGCGTTTTCCCACCGATACCACGAACGCGCTGGGGCACGTTGAAAGGTATGATCAGTACGATCAGGTCCTGGGCGTGGTCCTTCAGATGACGGGTGCCAACAACCTGCTGACCTCGTGGCAGTACGATGGCATGGGACGCAAGGTTTACGAGCAGCGAGCGGACGGCACACGCACGCGCACGCACCACCGGTGGACATCCAGCGCACCGGCGCTCGCCCAGCCGGCGGGACAGATTGCCAATATCAAATACCTCGTGGAAACCACAATGACGGCCTCGAATCCGTCGCAACCGAGCCTGGAGATCAACATCGCGCCACCGGTTCTGGCGTTCCACGACAAGATGGGTCGCTCCGTCGTGGGGGTGACTGTCAGCGGCACCGGGAAAATGGTCTACACCACCGCGCTCTATGACCGTTACGGACGGGCCTATTCCACCTCCAATCCCTACTTTGGTGGGGGAACGGCTTATTGGGTCCGGACGACGGACTACGATCTTCTCGACCGCCCGAAGGTGTTGAAGACCCCTCATGAATCGTCCCCGGGCGAGGTCACGACCAGTTACAGCTATGCGGGCCTGATCACGTCATCGACCGACCCCAAAGGGCGGCTGACTCTCTCGGAACGAAATCAGGCGGGCTGGACCACGTCGGTCACCCGCAACGCCACCGCACTCGGTGGACCGTCCTCGAATGTGACCTACACGCATGACGCCCTGGGGAACATTCTCGGCACCGATGCGGAGGGCGTCGTTACTGCGCTGCAGTATGACGAGCGAGGTCGGAAAAAGAAGATGACCGATCCCAGCATGGGTGTCTGGGAATACCGCTACAATGTCTTCGGCGAACTCATCTGGCAGAAGGACGCGAAAGGTCAGATTACCACGCTCGGCGACGATGCCTTGGGCCGCCTGCAAAGCCGTTCCGAAGGTGAAGGCACGACCACCTGGACTTATGACTCGTCCCCGACAAAAGGGCTGGGCAAACTGCATCAAGTGACCTCCCCGGGCAACTACAAGGAAACCTACCTGTATGATGCCATGGGACGCGGCACTGCGGTGACGCGGGAGATCGATGGCCTGGCCTATGCGTTCGAGACGGCATACGACTACGCAAGCCGGCCCGTGCGGGCGACATACCCGGCGACCGGGATTGGCTCAACCCGGGCCTCGACTCGGAATGTGTTCAATGCATTCGGTTATCTGAAGGAGATCCGGGCCTATTTGGCAGCGGACGACACCAGGACAAACAGTCAGCTCCAGGGAGCGTTGTACTGGCGGGCAGTGGATTACTCAGCCGGAGGCAGGGTAGTCGCTGAAACATTTGGCAATGGGATTGAAACCGACCGGATCTACAGCGATGCCTCGGGACGCCTGCTCTCGTCCAAAGTGGCGAAAGGCACGGTCATCACGGGCCCCTACAACATCCAGGATTTGCTCTACGTCTACGACGAGGTGGGCAATGTCGTCCAGCGCCACGATATGGCGACGGGGCGGGACGAACGATTCGAAGCCTACGATGGGCTCGATCGCCTGAAGAGCCACCGAGTCGTGGGCGGATCCACCGTCACGGCTGCATTCGATGCCAAGGGGAACATCGTGCACAAGTCGGATGTGGGTTCCTACACCTACAACGCCGTTCCCGCAGGCGGATTCAGCACGCTCCCCTATGCGGTGGGAACAGCCGGCGCCCATGCGTACGCCTACGACGGCAATGGGAACATGCTCAACGGAGCAGGCAGGACGCTCACCTGGACGTCGTTCAATCAGGTCAGGACAATCGCGCAGGGGAACAAGTCCAGCGAGTTCTGGTTTGGCGCGGGACACGAACGCGTCAAGCAGGTGCGCAAGAGCAACAACGTGGTCACGGACACCACGATTTATGTGGGCAGCCTGTATGAGAAGGTGACCACCGGCACCCTGGTGGAGCACAAGCATTACGTCATGGCGCCGACCGGCCGGGTGGCGGTGATCACCGACCGGGCGCAGAACGGAAGCCCGCTCGCCATCGACGTGCGGTACTTCCACGGCGACGGACTCGGCTCGATCACCGGCATCACCGACGAACGCGGACGTGTGCTGGCGCGCTACACGTATGACGCCTGGGGTAGGCAGGCGGTGACTTATTTCAACACCGATCCAGGCGTCACCAACACCCAGCCGTCCACGCGCGGCTATACGGATCACGAAATGCTGAACGACTTTGCCCTCGTTCACATGAACGGCCGGGTCTACGATCCGGTGCTTGGGAGATTCCTGTCCTCGGATCCGTTCGTCGGGGATTCGGCGGATGCGCAAGAGTACAACAGGTATTCTTACGTCGGGAATAACCCGATGAATGCGACGGATCCGAGCGGGTTCTTCAAGCTCAAGGACGCGTTGAAGATCGTGGCGATCGTCGTGGCATCCGTCATAACTTCGGGCGCGGCACTCGCGGCGATGGGTGTTGGAAGCGGAGGAATATTGTCGGCACTGGGTGCCATCAGCCAGGCGAGTCTTGGGCAAGCGATAGTTGCAGGAGCGGCTGGAGGTTTCGCATCAGGTTTTGCTGGTTCATTGCTCAACGGAGGAAGTATAGGAGACGCATTCAAAGCGGGTGTTCTCGGTGGCATAGCCGGTGGCATCTCAGCGGGACTCGCGTTCGGAATCGGCGAACTTGCCCAAGGGAATTCTTGGTTCAAGGACTATGGGTTCAAACACCTCGCACATGGCGTTGCGCAAGGTGGAGTGACAGAAGCCATGGGTGGAGAGTTCCGACACGGCTTTTACGCGGCGGCGTTTACTTCCGCGGTAGCCGGACCCATCTCACGCAATATTGATGGGGTGCCAATGCAGACAGCGGCGGCTGCTGTTGTTGGTGGAACGGCGTCGACGATCGGCGGGGGAAAGTTTGCCAACGGTGCTGTCAGCGGTGCGTTTACGTATCTGTTCAACGACGCCCTGCATAGGGCGGAGGAAAGGCAGCAGATCAGAATCACGAAGGCTGCGATTGAGGTAAACCGAATTGGGTTCCGTAACTTCGACGCGAAAGCCGCGGCGGTAGTCGACTTTGTTGGAGCTTGGGAAAGTTTTCCCGCGAACCGCTTCGACGGCTTACCAACAACGAGCGCGGTCAATTCGTTCGAGGATGCTGTCGAGTATTTCTTGGGAGCCGGGCAGTTTGTAGGAGAGCAAGCTGGAGCGATTCCGTCGCCCTCCAACTATAAATCCGTGACATCCGGCGCACTGAATCACCTCCGCAACACACTTGGGCGTGTAGGGCCGTTTGAGGCGCGAACGATTATCGAGTATCAGACTCTGAAGCAGCGATCGTTCCTGGTTTTTTGGTCCCGCGAACAATGGGTCAGCTACTCATGGGTTGCTCCGGTCAACGGCCCTCATGCGGGGTTGTTCCTCGACACCAAGAGCGCGACGGATGCTGCGTCAAAGATGTTGGTCGATCGAGTCAGAGGTTTCCAAACGGGTTCAAAATGA
- a CDS encoding type II toxin-antitoxin system RelE/ParE family toxin: MAARELVTISLWIAQDNPPAAARWLETTESRVAALATFPERCPPAPEARETGVQVRQLLVGKKRGLYRVLFCVKEREVQILRIIHGMRRHLTPKEIEEAGWDP; the protein is encoded by the coding sequence GTGGCAGCCAGAGAGCTCGTGACGATCTCGCTGTGGATAGCCCAGGACAATCCACCGGCCGCCGCACGGTGGCTTGAGACCACAGAATCCCGCGTCGCCGCGCTTGCCACATTCCCAGAGAGATGCCCGCCCGCACCGGAAGCGAGGGAAACGGGTGTGCAGGTTCGGCAACTGCTTGTGGGGAAAAAGCGGGGATTGTACCGAGTGCTGTTTTGTGTGAAAGAGCGCGAAGTCCAGATTCTGCGCATCATTCACGGAATGCGACGACATCTGACCCCCAAGGAAATCGAAGAAGCAGGTTGGGATCCATAG